CGGATGCAAACCATTTATCCGCAGCCGTACGACGTCCCGATGGATTTCGTCGTCACGGAAGAGGGCGTGGCGCAGGTGGTCGACGGCAGGCTCCTCGCCATGCCCGATCTCGTCCAGGTTCGCGCGATCGCTGCACAGATGCTGCGCGCGCGCGCCCCGGGCTGAATCCGTTCGAGGTTCAGCGGCGCGCGGCCGGTCCGGGCAGCAGCACCGGCGCGGGCAGCGCCTGCTTCACCACCGTCACCGGCACCTCGGCATGATGCACCACGCCATAGGCCACGGAGCCGAGCAGCAGCGATTTCGCGGCACCGCGACCACGCGTGCCGAGCACGATGCGGCCGCATTGGGAGTCGGCCGCCGTCTCCAGGATCGTTTCGGCCACGCTGCCCGTGGCAACGCGCCGACCGTGGCGCACGCCGGCCTTGTCCAGGATGCGCGCGGCTGGCCGCATCGCGGCCTCCGCTTGCTCCTGCGCGTAGGCCTCGATTTGCACCCGGGAGGCGAATCGCCGCACGTTGCCGGAAATGATCCGCGGCTGCACGTTGAGCAGCACGATGCGCAACCTGGGATTGACCGCGGCCTGGAGCGCTGCATACTGTACCGCCCGGTTGGACGCGTTCGAGCCGTCGACGGCGACCAGCACCGCCAGCGGATCGCTTGCGCCGCCACGGCCCGCGGTGCGCGATCGGACCGGCACCAGCGTGACGCTTCGCCGGACCATGTGAAGCACCTTGTACGCGACGGAGCCCAGGGTGATGCTGTTCAGCGTACTCAGCCCGCGCGTACCCATGACGATTTCGCTCACCCCGGCGTCCTCCGCCGCGCCCACGATCATTGCGGCCGGATCATCGCCTAGCGGCGCTTCCAGTCGATAGCTCAATCCGGCGAAATCGAGGATTCTTCGCGCCGAGGCCGTGGTGCGCTCGGCGTCCGCCAACGCTTCGGCGCGCTGCGCGGCCAGGCTCTTGCGTTCGGCGCCGACCGAGGGCAGGCGCACGTTGACCAGGCGAACGGCAGCGACGCCGAGCGGCTTCGCCACACGCGCGACGTAGCGTGTGGCATTGTCGGCGCCGCGCGATCCGTCCACGGCCAGCAGCCACGTGTTGCGGGGCCGGCGCGAGCCTTCCTTCGTGCTCACTGGAGATCTCCCAAGGACGTCGCAGGCCGACATGGCCGCGCGCTGGGGCGAGGAAGTCTATCCGCCATCGGCAAGCACCATGTCGGAGGCTTTCTCGCCGATCATGATCGAGGGCGCATTGGTGTTGGAAGCGACCATGGTCGGCATGATGGAGGCGTCGCAGACGCGCAGGCCGTGCACGCCGTGGACGCGCAGTTTCGAGTCCACCACGGCGAGCTTGTCGCTGCCCATGCGGCAGGTTCCGATCGGGTGATACGAGGTCTGGCCGGTCTTGCGGATGTGATCGAGCAGCTCGCCGTCGCTGTGCGCTTCCGGCCCCGGGCGGGTCTCGCGCACGATGTACTGCGCGAGCGCGGGCTGGGCCGCGATCCTGCGAATCATCTTCAGCGCGCTAACGAGCGTGTGCGCGTCCTCCTCCGCCCCGAGGTAGTTGGCGTGGATGCGCGGCGGATCGGAGGCTTCGGCGCTGCGGATATGGATCGATCCGCGCGACTCGGGACGCAGGCAGTAGGTGCCGACCGAAAACCCCGGATACGCATCCAGCCCCATGCGATCGGCGAGCGAGCGCGCGTTGCGATTGTCCGCGTAATGGCTGCTCGCCATCGACAGCTGGTGCAATTGCATCTTGATATCGGGCCGCGGCAGGTCTGCGCGGCTGCGGGCGATCGCCATCATGGTCGCCGACGAGGTCGACATCAAGCCTCGGCCGAGGAAGAGCCAGCGCGCGCCCATCTTTGCGCGCAGGAAGGGGCTACGCAGGATCGCATTGAGCGTGATGTCGAGCGTGGTCTCGAACGCCAGGCGCACGTGCAGGTGGTCGCGCAGGTTCTCACCGACCCCGGGTGCGTGATGGACCACCGCCACGCCGGCGCGCTGCAGGACTTCGGCGTCGCCGATGCCGGAGAGCTCCAGAATCTGCGGCGACTGGATCGCGCCCGCCGCCAGCAGAACCTCGCGGCGCACGCGCACGGTGTGCAGCGCATCGCCCTGCCGATACGTGATGCCCACAGCCCGGTTGCCTTCGAGCTCCACGCGTTGCGCTAGCGCGCCCGTTGCCACTTTGAGGTTCGGGCGCTTCATGGCGGGGCGCAGGTAGTTGTCTGCGGTATGGCGGCGGCGGCCTCGGCGCGTGTTGTATTGCAGGTAGCCGATGCCCTCGAACACCGGGCCGTTGTAATCCTCGGTCGCGGGAACACCCGCCTGGCAGGCGGCGGCATGGTAGCCCTCGGAGAGGGCATCGCGATCGATGTAGCGCGTAATGTGCATCGGTCCCTCGCGCCCGCGGTATTGCGGGTCGCCGGGCGCGTAGCATTCCATGCGCTTCAGAAACGGAAGCACATCGGCATACCCCCAGCCGGGATTGCCGAGGCTTGCCCAGTGGTCGTATTCGAGCGGATCGCCGCGCACCCAGATCATGCCGTTCACGGCGCTGGAGCCGCCGAGCGCGCGCCCGCGCGGCCAGAAGATGCCGCGGCCGCCGACCTTCTCGTCCGGCTCGGTCTGGAAGCGCCAGATCGCGCGTTCGCCGGTGAGGATGTGCGCGACGCCGGCCGGAATGCGGATCCACATCCAGCGGTCGTCCTCGCCCGCTTCGAGCAGCAGCACCGAGTGCTTGCCGGATGCGGTCAGGCGATTGGCGAGGACGCAGCCGGCGGAACCGGCCCCGACGATGACGTAGTCGAATTCCATGTCAGCGCGGATATTTCATCGGAGCAGGGCCTAACGCTTGCCGATCGCTTCCGGATTGGCGACGTTGATCGGCGCACCGGCCGCGTAGGCGAGCAGCTGCTCGACCGCGCTGGCATACAGGGCCTCGTAACTTGCGCGCTCGGCATAGCCCAGGTGCGGGGTGCAGAGCGCGTTCTCCATCGCGAGCAGCGGATGCGAAGCGCCGGTCACCGGCTCCTGCTCGTAGACGTCCACCGCGGCGAATCCCGGCCGGCCCTTCTTCAGCGCGGCGACCAGGGCACCTTCGGCGATCAGGGGCGCCCGGCTGGTGTTGACGATGAGCGCCGTGGGCTTCATGCGGGCGAGGTCGTCGGCTGTCACGATGCCGCGCGTCTCCTTGTTGAGCGGCAGGTGCAGGCTCACGATGTCGGCATTCTCGAAGAACGCCTCGCGGCTCGGCGCGATCTCGAAACCTTCCGCTTTGGCGCGGGCGGTCGAGCCTTCGCGGCCCCAGCACACGACCTTCATCCCGAACGCCTTGCCCACGCGCGCCACGGCACCGCCGATATGTCCGAACGCATAGATGCCGAGGGTCCGGCCGTGCAGGCGCGTGCCGACGGTCGAGTGCCAGTGGCCTTGCTTGAAGTTTTCGACTTCGTAGGGAATCGAGCGCAGCGACGAAAGGATGAGGCCCCAGGCCAGCTCCGCGGTGGTGGAGTAGGGGCCGCCGCCGCCGCTGCCGCCGCCGGCGGAGATCACGATGCCGTGCTCGGTGCAGGCGGCAACGTCGACGTGGCTCACGTTGCGGCCCGTCTGGCTGATGAGCTTGAGCTGCGGCAGTTTCTCCACGATCTGGCGCGTGATCGGCACGCGCTGCTGCGTGAGCAGCACGGCGTCGCATCCGGACACCTGCTCCACGACCCGCGCCGGATCGGTGTAGGCATCGGTGAAGATGCGCACTTCGTGGTCCTTCAGTTTCGGATAGGCACGCGTTCCGCGGAGCACGTCGGCATAGTCGTGAATGACCGCGATTTTCATGGCTTCCCCCCTTCGGCTGTGGTGGGTGTGGTGGTTCGGCAGACAGGTTACGATAACCCGTGCGTGCGGGGCACGCAATCACTGGTGCGTGCGGGGCACGCAATCACTGGTGCGCGCGGGGCACGCAATCACTCGTGCGTGCAGAGGCACGCAGTGGCAATCGGCAGCGCAGTCGGCACCGTTTCGTGCGCCGCGGCGTGAGACGACGGGCGCCAAGCGCGCCGTAGCTCGTCGCCCGGCATCTAACGTAAACTCGGCCGCGTGGCGATCCGCCGCGCCGCCGATCGCGCTCAATGGTCCAGAGGAGAATGCAATGAGCGAGCAGGCTCTCGTACACTTCGAAGTCGAAGACGGCATCGGCGTGATCACCGTCGACAACCCGCCGGTGAACGCGCTCAGTCCCGGCGTGCCCGAAGGCATCATCGCGGCGGTGGAGCGCGGGGAAGCGGACCCCGATGTGAAAGCCATGGTGTTGATGGGCGCGGGCCGCAGCTTCATCGCCGGCGCGGACATCCGCCAGTTCGGCAAGCCGCGAGCGACGCCGGCACGGCGCACCTACGACGTGCTCGATCAGGGCACCAGGCCGATCGTCGCCGCCATTCACGGCTTTGCGCTCGGCGGGGGCCTGGAAAACGCGCTCGCGTGCCACTATCGCATCGCCGTGCCGAGCGCCAAGGTGGGCTTGCCGGAAGTATTGATCGGCATCCTGCCGGGCGGCGGCGGAACGCAGCGTCTGCCGCGCTTGATCGGTCCGAAAGCGGCGATGGAGATGATCGTGAGCGGCCGCCACGTGCCGGCGCCGGAAGCGAAGGCGCTCGGCATCGTCGACGAGGTGGTCGAGGGCAAGGACCTGCGCAAGGAGGCGATCGCGTACGCCAAGCGCATCGCCGCTCACCGGCCGCTGCCGCGCGTGCGCGACAAGACCGACAAGCTCGCCGAAGCGAAATCCGATCCCGGCATGTTCGAGGCGATGCGCAAATCGATCGCGCGCAAGGCGCGCAACCAGAAGGCACCGTATCACTGCATCGCCGCGGTCGAGGCTGCGGTGTCCGAGCCGTTCGACGAGGGCGTGAAGACCGAACGGCGGCTTTTCACCGAGCTGGAGAATTCCGACGAAGCGCGCGGTTTGCGCTACGCGTTCTTCGCCGAGCGCGAAGTATCGAAGATCCCTGGTCTTGCCAAGGACGCGCCGTTGCCGGAGGTCAAATCCGTGGCGGTGATCGGCGCCGGGACGATGGGCGGCGGCATCGCCATGTGCTTCGCCGACTTCGGCATGCCGGTGAAGATCCTGGAAGCGACACCGGATGCGATGGCGAAGGGCATGCAGCGCGTCAGGGACAACTATGCCACCAGCGTGAAGCGCGGGAGCCTGAAGCAGGAGGAGATGGACAAGCGCCTGCCGCGCATCCAATCGGTGGACAGCTACGACGCCATTGCCGACTGCGACGTGGTGATCGAGGCGGTGTTCGAGGAGATGGACGTCAAGAAGCAGGTGTTCGCGAAGCTCGACGGGGTGATGAAGCCCGGCGCGCTGCTCTACACCAATTCCTCCGCGCTCGACATCGATGCCATCGCTTCCGTGACGAAGCGCCCGGAGCTGGTGGCGGGAACGCACTTCTTCAGTCCGGCCAATGTGATGAAACTGCTGGAGGTCGTGGTCGGCCAGAAGAGCGCGCCGACCACCATCGCCACCGCCATGAAGCTCGGCCGCTCGATCGGCAAGATCGCCGCATGGGCGGGCAACACCGACGGCTTCGTCGCCAACCGCAGCCGCGCTCCGATGGTCACCGAGTCGAACCTGATGATCGAGGAGGGCGCGGCGCCGGAAGAGGTGGACAAGGTGATGGTCGACTTCGGCTATCCGATGGGGCCGTTTGCCGTCGGCGACCTGGCGGGCCTCGACATCAGCTATGCCTCGCGTCGGCGCCGTGCCGCGGCCGACCCAAACTACCGCAAGCTGCCGATCCCGGACCGGCTGGTCGAGCTGGGCCGCAAGGGTCAGAAGACGGGCGCCGGCTGGTATCGCTACGAGGCCGGCGACCGTACGCCGCGCCCCGATCCGGAAGTGAAGCGCGTCATCCAGGAAGTCGCGAAGGAGATGGGCATCGAGCAGCGCTCGTTCACGCCCGAAGAGATCCTGCGCCGGCTGCTGTTCGCGTCGGTGAACGAGGCGTGCAAGATCCTGGAGGAAGGCAAGGCACTGCGCGCGAGCGACGTCGACGTGATGTGGCTGCACGGCTTCGGCTTTCCGCGTTATCGCGGCGGGCTCATGTTCTGGGCCGACCAGATCGGCTCGAAGGCGGTGTACGAGCAGATCGAAGCGTGGCATCAGCGTTACGGCGAGCGCTGGCGGCCGTCGAACCTGCTGCGCGACGTGGCGCAGCAGGGCGGACAATTGCGCGAGATCAAGGCTGCGGGCGTCTGATGCCTATAATTGCCGCTCGCTGTCCGGGCGCTCCCCGCCCGGAGCTGTACGCGCCGCGTGCGGGACGCGGCGCCTGGCTTACAAGCTGACCACCCCGCCTCCTTCGCCGGCACCCCTCCTCGACGAGGAGGGGAGAAGATCTCGCCTGGCCTCGCTTGCCTGGCCTTGCCCTCCTGACAAGTAGGGCAGGACGCGCGGACGGGTGGTCTCCCCTCCTCGTCGAGGAGGGGCGGGACGCGACTGAGTCGCGGACGGGGTGGTCGACTCCGCACGAACAACGAATCCCCCGCTTTGTGCGCGCGCACGGGTGGTCTCCCCTCCTCGTCGAGGAGGGGCGGGACGCGACTGAGTCGCGGACGGGGTGGTCAACGCCGCGCGAACAACGAATTTCCGGCTTTGCGCGCATTGGGCTGGCACCGCGCGCATCCATGACTTTCCATGTCGGCAGGACATGGCGGGCAGTCGCCCCTGGGCGTGCCGCTTGCGAGCTTTGGCACGACGCTTTAAGGACTTTGCTATGACGACAATACTCTCCGAGCGCATCGAAGCGATCTATCGGCAGGTCATCGCCCGCAATCCGGGCGAGGACGAGTTCCACCAGGCGGTGAAGGAAGTGCTCGAGTCGCTCGGCCCCGTGCTGGTGAAATACCCGGAGTACTCCGAACAGAAGATCATCGAGCGCATCTGCGAGCCCGAGCGCCAGATCATCTTCCGTGTGCCGTGGCAGGACGACCGGGGCGAGGTGCACATCAACCGCGGTTTCCGCGTTCAGTTCAACAGCGCGATCGGACCGTACAAGGGCGGTTTGCGTTTCCATCCGTCGGTGTATCTCGGCATCATCAAGTTCCTCGGCTTCGAGCAGGTGTTCAAGAACGCGCTCACCGGCATGCCGATCGGCGGCGGCAAGGGCGGCTCGGACTTCGATCCCAAAGGACGCTCGGACGCCGAAGTCATGCGCTTCTGCCAGAGCTTCATGACCGAGCTGCATCGCCATCTGGGCGAATACTGCGACGTACCGGCGGGCGACATCGGCGTCGGCGGGCGCGAGATCGGCTACCTGTTCGGACAGTACAAGCGCCTCACCAACCGCTACGAGTCCGGCGTTCTCACCGGCAAGGGCATCGGCTGGGGCGGATCGCTGGTGCGCCGCGAAGCGACCGGTTATGGCGCGGTGTATTTCGTGCGCGAGATGATGAAGGCGCGCAAGACCGGCCTCGACGGCAAGACCTGCATCGTCTCGGGCGCGGGCAACGTCGCCATCTACACGATGGAGAAACTGCAGGAGCTCGGCGCCAAGGTGATCGCCTGCTCGGATTCCCACGGGGTCGTGATCCACGAGCGAGGTATCGACCTGGCCCTGGTGAAGCAGTTGAAGGAAGTCGAGCGCCGTCGGATCGCTGACTACGCCGAGTGGCACAAGGATGCGCACTATCGCGAAGGCGGCAAACATCTGGGAAATCCCGTGCGAGGTGGCCATGCCCTCGGCCACGCAGAACGAGCTCAACGGCCGCGACGCCATGACCCTGGTGAAGAACGGTTGCATCGCGGTCGGCGAGGGGGCGAACATGCCGACCACGCCCGAAGGCGTTCGCATCTTCCTCGATGCGAAGATCGCCTACGGCCCCGGCAAGGCGGCCAACGCCGGCGGTGTGGCGACATCCGCCCTGGAGATGCAGCAGAACGCGAGCCGCGATTCCTGGACGTTCGAGTTCACCGAGAAGAAGCTCGACGAGATCATGACTCGTATCCACGAAGATACCTACGAGACCGCCGAAGAATTCGGCGCCTCCGGCAACTACGTGGTCGGCGCCAATATCGCCGGCTTCATCAAGGTTGCCAACGCGATGGTGGCGCTCGGACTGATCTAGGCGCTGTCGTCCTGTTCCAGCTGTGCGTGGGCCAGGGAGCCGGAGACTTTGCCGACGGTAAACGGGTCGCCGATGAGCCAGCACCATGTGCCATCGGGCTGACGCCGGGCGACCTCGATCGCATACACGGACGTTGGCCGCGGGTGCGAGACCTGCCACTGCGTATGCATCAGCGCGATATCTGCGGACTCGACGATCTGCTTGATGTCGAATGCAAAGTCGGCCTTCGCTGCGACCAGCGGGGCAAGCTCTTGGCGCAGCTGCTGCTTGCCCTTGATCGCTTCGCCCGACTCGTTCAGGAAAACCACTTCCGGATCGTAGATTGCGAGCACCGCTTCGATGTCGCCTGTGGCCATCGCTTGCCGAAAGATGCGGCAGATATCCGCGGGAGTGCTTGCCGGCATGGGGATCTCCTTTTCTGCACGCAGGAAGGTTGCTCCTCCATCGCATGGGACCCTTGCATTGCGAGCCGAGTTCGCAAGCCCTTTCAGGTATCGTGCACGATCCTGCTGCCGAATATCCGGCGCACGGGAATCGAATCGAGGTCGATGCCGTCGAGGCAGCGGACGTTGACCGTCCAGCCATCGAAGGGCTGCACGCCTTCGTCCAGCTCCCGGGAAGTCGGGTCGCTCGGACGCCGGAAGGGTAGAATGCCGCATACCGGGCAGAAGTAGTCCTTTGCGGTTCGCGATCCCCACTGGTACAGAACCAGCTCGTCCCAGGGCGTCAGCAAGCGCAGATTTTCCTTGGGGACGCGGTGATTGAGTGCACCGCGCCGGCGGCAGATCGAGCAGTCGCAGACCCGGACATGATCGATCTGTGCATCGACCTCGAAGCGAACCCTGCCGCAGTGACACGAGCCGTGGTAGGTCCTCATCGCATTCTCCACCTGTCGGCGACGGGCCGACGAATGCCGCGGTGCACCGTATCGCTACAGCGGTCAGCGCTCGCGCTTCGGCTCGCCGTCGCGTTCCAGTGCGCTGCGATCCCAGCGACCCAATGTAGCTGCCGCGTCGTACGTGCTCTGCAGGAATTCCAGCAGCGTGTCGTCCGGCGCGCTGGACTCCCGCACGTGATCGTACGGCAGAAGGAACTCGCGCAGCGCCTCGCTGTAGAAAGCACCGCCGGGCCTTACCGGCGCCGCGGAAAAACCGGCAGGCTCCGGATACGCATACGAATAGAATGCCGGGTACGCGATTGCGCCTCCGCCGGGCCAGAATCCGCAGCTGCTGACCTCGTGCGAATAGGCCTCCCGAGCCACCCAGTCGGGCAGGTTCGGCACGCCCCCGGGATGTTCGGGCGCCGTTCGTCCGGAGAACCGCGTGACAGCCAGATCCGGAGCGCCCCAGAAATAGTGCACGGGGCTGCACTTGCCGACGAAGCCGGCGCGAAAGCGCTTGAAGACCTGGTCGGCTTGCACGAGCACCCGCCAGAAACGGTTGGCATATTCCGGGTCGTACGCCCGATGCGTCTCGTCGGCTGCGAATGCAATGGGGTCCTGGACTTCGTTCGGTTTTCCCGAGATGCGCACGCCGAGGCCGAGATCGCTCAGTTCCCCCATCAGGCGCGCATGGAAGGCGGCGACGGATTGCGGCTGCAGCGGGAAAGCGCGCGCAGGGCCATCATTCGACCGGATCTCGAGCGCATGGTCCACGAAGTCCATGTCGATCTGAAAGACGCGGGCCCCATGCGGGATGGGTGAGGTGGTCAGGCCGCGAGCCGTCACGTATAGCGTGACGTGCCAGGAATGATTGACCCACGGCGTTTGCGCCAGCCGGATCTTGCCGACGATCTGGGTCCATAGTTGCAGCGTGGCACAGGTGTCGCGCCACGCTTCGAGCGGCAGGCTCGGCCACGGATCCGGAATGGACGAAGAGAGCGCAGGCATCGTTGCATCCTCCGCGCGATCCGCGCCGACGGCCGAATGACGCCGGCGGCCGGTCTGGCTCGAGCAAGATTGATCTTGGCAGTAGTCTATGCCCGTCGGGCAGCGCACGGGTGCCTGGGCGCTCCAGCGCCATTCGTGCCTGGCAAGCGTCGGATTGCGCCGCCCGCCAGGCGACGAGCGCCGGTCGCGAGTCGAACACCCGCTGCTCGATGTTCGCCGCGTTGGCGCCAAAGGCCTTTCAATGCGAGGTTCGCTGGATCTGGATGGCCTTCGCGATGCGTCCGATAAGCTCGGTCTGCTTCCTGAGCTGCGCCCTGAACTCGGAAGGAGAATTGCCGACCAGTTCCAGTCCCTCCTCGCTGCTCCTTGCGCGTGTCCCGGGCGCCTGGAGCGATTCGATGATTCCGCTTCGCAAGCGCGCGACCACTCGCGTCGGCAGACCGGCTGGCCCGAACACGCCGAGCCAGGACGGCGGCGGCTCGAAACCCGATATGACATCCGCCAGGGCAGGGACGTCGGGCATGCCGCCAAAGGGTTTTCCCTGGACGGTGGCGAGCAGGCGCACCTTGCCGGTGCGCACGAACGGCAGCGCCGTCGCGCCGAAACCGATGGCGACGTCGACCTCGCCCGTCATGGCGGCCTGCATGGAACCGACACCGCCCTTGTAGGGAACGTGCACCAATCGAACCCCGGTGAGCTGTTGGATCGCTTCGCCGGTGAAGTGATGCGAGGTGCCGAATCCCGAGGTCCCGTACGAGACCTTGCCCGTTTCTGCCTTGGCGTACTCGAGCAATTCGGGGATCGACTTCACCGGCGAGCTCGGGCCGACCACGAGGAGCGTCGTCGCCTTCCACAGTTGGGTGATCGGGACGAAGTCCCGGAATACGTCCACCTTGTTCGTTTTCGACAGGAACCTGCCCATGACGAGCGCGTTCTGCGACGCGGCGAGCACGGTATAGCCGTCGGGCGCGGCGCGCATGACGGCTTCGGCTGCGACCACGCCGCCCGCCCCGGGCCGATTGTCCAGGCCGACGGGCTGTCCGAGCGCGGCGGACATGTCCGGCAGCAGTCGCCGCAGAAAGATGTTGCCACCGGTCCCGGCTGCGAGCTCGGTAACCATGCGGATCGGCTTGTACGGAAACTCCTGGCCGAAAGCCGAAGCGGCGATGAGGCAAGCGGCGATGAAACTTGTGGCGGCAAGCAGTACGCGCATCGCGCAAGGCTGCCGCCGCGCTGCCCCGCTACGGCTCAGGCTAAGCGGCGCGACGTTCGCCCTCCGCTCTTGCTGCCGCGGCCCGCGCTTTCGCCGGCAATCCGGTCGCTTCCAGATCGGCGCGCAATTCCTGCTCGGCCTCGGGCGTCATGCGGGTGCAGGGCGGACGCACGCCGCCGCCCTTCATGCCGATCATCTCCATCCAGATCTTCTGCTCGTGCGAGGGCAGCCGGCTGTTGCCGCCGCCGTAGCCGGTGATCCACTTGGCATGCACCGCGCGAACGGGATTGATGCTGCGTGCGATCGCGACCGCCTTGTTGTAGTCGCCGGCCAGCGCCGCTTCGGTGTAGTCGTGCACGGGCAGATAGCCGGGCACCTGGTACAGGTGCGGGCAGAAATTCAACAGCCAGCGGTCTTCGAACACGGCGATGTTGTGCAGCCACGGGTTTTCGTCGGCGACGCTCACGACGATCTCCGAGCCGACCACCTGGCGCAGGCGAATGGTGGCGGCCGGCTGCGGACCGCCTTGCTTGAAGCCGCAGATGTTCGGGATCTTCACCAGGCGTTTCGCCAGCGGCACCGAGATGGGGTAGTAGTGCGCGGGGATGTTGAAGAGAATCAGGCCGATGTTGGTGTGCTCGGCAATGAAGCGATAGAACTCGTACACCGCATCGTCGCAGTGCGCCGCCTGGTACGGTGTGAGCACGATCGCGAAATCGATGCCGACCGCTTCGGCATGCTGGCAGAGCTTCACGACTTCATACGGATTCTGGTGATGGCAGCCGGCAATCAGGGGCACGCGGCCCTTGTTGATCTCGGCGTTGATCTCGTGAGCGCGCATGCGCTCTTCGTTGGTCAGCGCCCAGAACTCGGCGACATTGCCCGAACAGTAATGGCCCGCGACCTTCAGCTTCGAGATGGAGTGCTCCAGGTTGTACGCGATGGCCGCTTCGTCGAGCCGGTCGTCCTCGGTGAAGTTGTACGGCAGCGCGGTCCATACACCCTTCAGGGAGTCGCGGGCGTATTCCTTGGCTTCATGCTTGCGATATTTCATGATGCCCTCCTTGTCGGCTTGACGGAGTCAGGATAGCAGATGGACCACCGGAACGGGAGCATCCAGCCCCTATTCAATTCTCTCGTAGCAGGCCCAGCCAACGGCGGGCCGCCTCGAGGTCTTCGAAGGCCTTGATGTTCATGCCTCGGTTGACCGCGACGTTCTCACCGAACCTCAGCGGATCGAGTACGGGGCGCTTCAGGACGTAGGCGAATCGAGGACTGACAGTCGCATCCTGATCGGTCGAAAGGGCGACGGCAGCCGCGGCGAATTTCGCGTAATAGAAGCGCTCGATGGTGGTCGGCTCCCCCGTGATCGCTACGCCTTCGAGGAGCACGCGAAGGAAACGATCCCGTACGACGACCTCCAGCACTTCCAGAAAGGTTCGTTGCGCTTCTTCCAGGTAGAACTCGCCCCGGACTACGGCATGGAGATATCCTGCTGCGTCGCCCGCGTCGATCGTGACAGTCATCGGCATGGTTCTGCTCGCCTACTACGTTCGGGTGTTACGAAGCCTGCGCGTTCCGAACGCAGCGTCGTCAGCGTATCCTCGATCGCATCACGGCAAGATATCATGGCCTGTTCTCGGCACCTTCGAGCAGGATAGCGGGACCGGCAGTGCACAGGCAGCAGTTCTGGATTCGGACCGCCGAAACTAGGGTAACACGCCAATGGCATTGATCTCGATCAGCATGTCCGGATGCGTGAACGCCGAGACAGCGACCATCGTGGATGCCGGCGGGGTCGGGCCGAAATACTGTCGCCGCACTTCGTGAATTTCCTTGAAGCCGGTCATCTCTTTGATGAAGACGTCGACGCGGACGATGTCGGCGAGCGTGCCGCCGGCGGCGCGTATCGCGGCCTGCAGGTTCTCGCATACCTGACGCGTTTGCGCGCCGATGTCGCCCACGCCGACGATCTCGCCTCGCTCGTTCTTTGCCGTCAGGCCCGAGACGAACACCAGCTTGCCGGGACGGGCGGTCGTGACAGTGGTCCAATGCCCGGTCGGCTTCGATATCCCCACCGGGAAAATATTCTCGCGCGCTACGGCATCGCTCATCGCTGTCTCCTTTGGGGGGGGGCAGGTCTTGCTCGTTGCATTGCGGAGCTCTTTGCCAGTGGAGCGCAAGACGGTGCAACAGGCAAGACCTGACCCCGCGGTCCCCCTGGTCACCAGGAATAGCCTACGCCTGCGCCGCCGCGAGGGTCGGCGCCGCCGCGCATGCGCCCGCCGATGGTCGAG
This is a stretch of genomic DNA from Betaproteobacteria bacterium. It encodes these proteins:
- a CDS encoding tripartite tricarboxylate transporter substrate binding protein; protein product: MRVLLAATSFIAACLIAASAFGQEFPYKPIRMVTELAAGTGGNIFLRRLLPDMSAALGQPVGLDNRPGAGGVVAAEAVMRAAPDGYTVLAASQNALVMGRFLSKTNKVDVFRDFVPITQLWKATTLLVVGPSSPVKSIPELLEYAKAETGKVSYGTSGFGTSHHFTGEAIQQLTGVRLVHVPYKGGVGSMQAAMTGEVDVAIGFGATALPFVRTGKVRLLATVQGKPFGGMPDVPALADVISGFEPPPSWLGVFGPAGLPTRVVARLRSGIIESLQAPGTRARSSEEGLELVGNSPSEFRAQLRKQTELIGRIAKAIQIQRTSH
- a CDS encoding fatty-acid oxidation protein subunit alpha, which codes for MSEQALVHFEVEDGIGVITVDNPPVNALSPGVPEGIIAAVERGEADPDVKAMVLMGAGRSFIAGADIRQFGKPRATPARRTYDVLDQGTRPIVAAIHGFALGGGLENALACHYRIAVPSAKVGLPEVLIGILPGGGGTQRLPRLIGPKAAMEMIVSGRHVPAPEAKALGIVDEVVEGKDLRKEAIAYAKRIAAHRPLPRVRDKTDKLAEAKSDPGMFEAMRKSIARKARNQKAPYHCIAAVEAAVSEPFDEGVKTERRLFTELENSDEARGLRYAFFAEREVSKIPGLAKDAPLPEVKSVAVIGAGTMGGGIAMCFADFGMPVKILEATPDAMAKGMQRVRDNYATSVKRGSLKQEEMDKRLPRIQSVDSYDAIADCDVVIEAVFEEMDVKKQVFAKLDGVMKPGALLYTNSSALDIDAIASVTKRPELVAGTHFFSPANVMKLLEVVVGQKSAPTTIATAMKLGRSIGKIAAWAGNTDGFVANRSRAPMVTESNLMIEEGAAPEEVDKVMVDFGYPMGPFAVGDLAGLDISYASRRRRAAADPNYRKLPIPDRLVELGRKGQKTGAGWYRYEAGDRTPRPDPEVKRVIQEVAKEMGIEQRSFTPEEILRRLLFASVNEACKILEEGKALRASDVDVMWLHGFGFPRYRGGLMFWADQIGSKAVYEQIEAWHQRYGERWRPSNLLRDVAQQGGQLREIKAAGV
- a CDS encoding D-2-hydroxyacid dehydrogenase family protein — encoded protein: MKIAVIHDYADVLRGTRAYPKLKDHEVRIFTDAYTDPARVVEQVSGCDAVLLTQQRVPITRQIVEKLPQLKLISQTGRNVSHVDVAACTEHGIVISAGGGSGGGGPYSTTAELAWGLILSSLRSIPYEVENFKQGHWHSTVGTRLHGRTLGIYAFGHIGGAVARVGKAFGMKVVCWGREGSTARAKAEGFEIAPSREAFFENADIVSLHLPLNKETRGIVTADDLARMKPTALIVNTSRAPLIAEGALVAALKKGRPGFAAVDVYEQEPVTGASHPLLAMENALCTPHLGYAERASYEALYASAVEQLLAYAAGAPINVANPEAIGKR
- a CDS encoding DUF4440 domain-containing protein encodes the protein MPASTPADICRIFRQAMATGDIEAVLAIYDPEVVFLNESGEAIKGKQQLRQELAPLVAAKADFAFDIKQIVESADIALMHTQWQVSHPRPTSVYAIEVARRQPDGTWCWLIGDPFTVGKVSGSLAHAQLEQDDSA
- a CDS encoding GMC oxidoreductase, with the translated sequence MEFDYVIVGAGSAGCVLANRLTASGKHSVLLLEAGEDDRWMWIRIPAGVAHILTGERAIWRFQTEPDEKVGGRGIFWPRGRALGGSSAVNGMIWVRGDPLEYDHWASLGNPGWGYADVLPFLKRMECYAPGDPQYRGREGPMHITRYIDRDALSEGYHAAACQAGVPATEDYNGPVFEGIGYLQYNTRRGRRRHTADNYLRPAMKRPNLKVATGALAQRVELEGNRAVGITYRQGDALHTVRVRREVLLAAGAIQSPQILELSGIGDAEVLQRAGVAVVHHAPGVGENLRDHLHVRLAFETTLDITLNAILRSPFLRAKMGARWLFLGRGLMSTSSATMMAIARSRADLPRPDIKMQLHQLSMASSHYADNRNARSLADRMGLDAYPGFSVGTYCLRPESRGSIHIRSAEASDPPRIHANYLGAEEDAHTLVSALKMIRRIAAQPALAQYIVRETRPGPEAHSDGELLDHIRKTGQTSYHPIGTCRMGSDKLAVVDSKLRVHGVHGLRVCDASIMPTMVASNTNAPSIMIGEKASDMVLADGG
- a CDS encoding GFA family protein translates to MRTYHGSCHCGRVRFEVDAQIDHVRVCDCSICRRRGALNHRVPKENLRLLTPWDELVLYQWGSRTAKDYFCPVCGILPFRRPSDPTSRELDEGVQPFDGWTVNVRCLDGIDLDSIPVRRIFGSRIVHDT